A stretch of the Bacillus licheniformis DSM 13 = ATCC 14580 genome encodes the following:
- a CDS encoding NAD(P)-dependent oxidoreductase, giving the protein MKKIGFIGLGNMGLPMSKNLLQENFTVYGMDLNKEAELALHHAGGTIGISVEKMVEECDAILTSLPSSNAAEEVFLGKKGLVHLAEPGVLLIDTSTVAPELNIRIAEEAKSKGIDFLAAPVSGGVIGAVNRTLTFMVGGPKSVFDKALPVFNALGENIFHVNENIDSGTNTKLINNLLIGFYTAGVSEALHLAKNSNLDLDQLFEMLNVSYGQSRIYERNYKSFIADENYKPGFSLKLLLKDLGFALDLAEKNNVELPVSKILFGIYEEADQNGYGEKDMSVLYKKISEQKTTYQ; this is encoded by the coding sequence TTGAAAAAAATCGGATTTATCGGTTTGGGCAATATGGGTCTGCCAATGTCGAAGAATCTGCTTCAGGAGAACTTTACGGTTTATGGAATGGACCTTAACAAAGAAGCTGAATTGGCCTTGCATCATGCAGGAGGAACGATCGGGATTTCAGTTGAAAAAATGGTTGAAGAGTGTGACGCCATCCTCACAAGCCTTCCTTCCTCAAACGCTGCAGAGGAGGTTTTTCTGGGAAAAAAAGGGCTCGTACACCTGGCTGAACCGGGCGTCCTCCTGATCGATACAAGCACGGTCGCTCCTGAACTGAATATCCGAATTGCGGAGGAAGCGAAAAGCAAAGGTATCGATTTTCTTGCGGCGCCGGTCAGCGGCGGTGTGATCGGGGCGGTCAACCGGACGCTGACCTTTATGGTCGGGGGTCCGAAGTCCGTTTTTGATAAAGCGTTGCCTGTTTTCAATGCATTGGGCGAGAATATTTTTCATGTGAACGAAAACATCGACAGCGGAACGAATACAAAGCTGATCAACAACCTCTTAATCGGTTTTTATACAGCCGGCGTCAGTGAAGCCTTGCACCTTGCCAAAAACAGCAATCTCGACCTCGACCAATTGTTTGAGATGCTGAACGTCAGCTATGGGCAGAGCCGGATCTATGAGCGCAACTATAAAAGTTTCATAGCGGATGAAAACTATAAACCTGGCTTTTCTTTGAAGCTGCTGCTGAAAGACCTTGGCTTTGCATTGGATTTGGCTGAGAAGAACAACGTTGAACTGCCGGTGAGCAAGATTCTCTTCGGCATTTACGAAGAAGCCGATCAGAACGGATACGGGGAAAAAGATATGTCTGTTTTATACAAAAAAATAAGCGAACAGAAGACAACTTATCAGTAA
- a CDS encoding enoyl-CoA hydratase-related protein produces MNLKYATLKTEHGITTVTLNNPPANTLSSSCIAELRSLFRELARDEETKAIIITGEGRFFVAGADIKEFVSKLGDQKQGLALAQGGQALCDEIEASKKPVIAAINGPALGGGLELAMSCHFRIVSDDATVGLPELKLGLIPAFGGTQRLRNITDTATALDLILTGRSLSAQEAVELKIAQMAVKGEELMKTAAAVASSFIEGKSMTSVRRAVECVVQGASESMEQALERERNRFAELFVTSDAKEGIHAFVEKRKPNFHHS; encoded by the coding sequence TTGAACTTGAAATATGCCACACTTAAAACAGAACATGGCATCACAACCGTGACGTTGAACAATCCGCCGGCAAATACACTTTCTTCTTCCTGTATCGCCGAATTGCGCTCTCTTTTTCGGGAATTGGCCCGCGACGAGGAGACAAAAGCAATCATCATTACTGGAGAAGGCCGCTTTTTTGTGGCGGGAGCGGATATAAAAGAATTCGTTTCAAAACTTGGGGACCAAAAACAAGGATTGGCGCTCGCACAAGGGGGCCAGGCGCTCTGCGATGAAATCGAAGCTTCCAAAAAACCCGTCATTGCGGCGATAAACGGACCGGCTCTTGGCGGAGGCCTGGAACTCGCGATGAGCTGCCACTTCAGAATCGTATCAGACGATGCAACAGTCGGTCTTCCCGAATTAAAGCTCGGCTTGATTCCTGCATTTGGTGGTACACAGCGGCTTCGCAACATAACGGACACAGCGACAGCACTCGACCTTATCCTGACGGGCCGATCGCTTTCAGCTCAAGAGGCGGTAGAGCTGAAAATTGCACAGATGGCTGTAAAGGGAGAGGAACTGATGAAGACGGCAGCTGCTGTCGCGTCGTCTTTTATCGAAGGAAAAAGCATGACCAGCGTGAGGCGCGCCGTCGAATGTGTCGTACAGGGCGCCAGCGAAAGCATGGAACAAGCACTGGAGAGGGAGCGAAACAGATTCGCCGAGCTGTTTGTCACTTCAGATGCCAAAGAAGGAATTCACGCATTTGTCGAAAAGCGCAAACCAAACTTTCATCATTCATAA
- the manA gene encoding mannose-6-phosphate isomerase, class I, which yields MTEPLFFEPVFKERIWGGTALASFGYDIPSEQTGECWAFAAHQNGQSVVKNGLYKGLTLSELWDEHRHLFGHIKGDRFPLLTKILDADQDLSVQVHPNDEYAKLHENGELGKTECWYIIDCKEDAEIIYGHHAKTREELVSMIENGKWNELLRRVKVKPGDFFYVPSGTVHAIGKGILILETQQNSDTTYRLYDYDRKDAEGNLRELHLQKSIEVIDVPSSPDRETVQYETSGDVKTAALIDCPYFSVEKWDVKGSACFKQDKPFLLASVIEGEGRIASGGHNFSFKKGDHMLLPWGFGEFTLAGHAECIVSSLSIE from the coding sequence ATGACTGAACCGTTATTTTTCGAGCCTGTTTTTAAAGAAAGAATATGGGGCGGAACGGCTTTAGCCTCTTTCGGCTATGACATTCCATCCGAACAAACAGGGGAGTGCTGGGCTTTCGCCGCACATCAAAATGGACAAAGCGTCGTGAAAAACGGCTTGTATAAAGGGCTCACATTAAGCGAATTATGGGATGAACACCGTCATTTATTCGGACATATAAAGGGAGACCGCTTTCCTCTTTTGACAAAAATTTTGGACGCCGACCAAGACCTATCCGTACAAGTGCATCCAAATGATGAATATGCAAAGCTGCACGAAAACGGGGAGCTTGGAAAGACGGAATGCTGGTATATCATTGATTGCAAGGAAGATGCGGAGATCATTTACGGCCACCATGCCAAGACGCGGGAAGAACTGGTCTCAATGATCGAAAACGGAAAATGGAATGAGCTTTTGCGCCGCGTCAAAGTGAAGCCGGGAGATTTCTTCTATGTGCCGAGCGGAACCGTCCATGCGATCGGAAAAGGCATTTTGATTTTGGAGACGCAGCAGAATTCTGACACAACCTACAGACTATATGATTATGACAGAAAAGACGCTGAAGGAAACCTGCGCGAGCTCCATTTGCAAAAAAGCATAGAAGTGATCGACGTTCCGTCTTCCCCTGATCGCGAAACCGTTCAATACGAAACATCGGGCGACGTCAAGACTGCCGCACTGATTGATTGTCCTTATTTCTCAGTAGAAAAATGGGATGTAAAAGGATCGGCCTGTTTCAAACAGGATAAACCGTTTCTTCTTGCCAGCGTCATAGAAGGGGAAGGGCGCATCGCATCTGGCGGCCATAACTTTTCATTTAAAAAAGGAGATCACATGCTGCTGCCCTGGGGCTTTGGAGAATTTACGCTCGCCGGCCATGCGGAATGTATCGTCTCAAGCTTATCAATTGAATAA
- a CDS encoding CoA-acylating methylmalonate-semialdehyde dehydrogenase, with product MITTNAKKMMNHIDGEWVNSLGAESEEVVNPANGNVIAYAPLSVRADVDRAVQAAKHAYQTWSLVPVPNRARLLYKYLQLLQEQKEQLADIITTENGKTLKDARGEVQRGIEVVELATATPTLMMGESLPAIAGGIDGSIWRYPLGVVAGITPFNFPMMVPLWMFPLAIACGNTFVLKPSERTPILAGKLVELFYEAGFPKGVLNLVHGGKDVVNGILENDDIKAVSFVGSEPVAKYVYQTGTANGKRVQALAGAKNHAIVMPDCHLEKTVQGIIGAAFGSSGERCMACSVAAVVDDIADDFMEMLVSETRKLKTGDGRSEDHFVGPLIREVHKQRVLDYIDSGIKEGAALAVDGRNPDVREGYFVGATIFDHVTPEMKIWQDEIFAPVLSVVRVQDLDEGIELANQSKFANGAVIYTSSGKSAQQFRDKIDAGMIGVNVNVPAPMAFFSFAGNKASFYGDLGTNGKDGVQFYTRKKVVTERWF from the coding sequence ATGATCACAACCAATGCAAAAAAAATGATGAACCATATCGACGGGGAATGGGTCAATTCTCTAGGTGCGGAATCGGAAGAAGTCGTCAATCCTGCAAACGGAAACGTCATCGCTTATGCGCCTCTATCTGTGAGAGCGGATGTAGATCGTGCCGTGCAGGCTGCCAAGCACGCTTATCAGACCTGGTCGCTTGTGCCCGTCCCCAATCGGGCAAGGCTTTTATACAAGTATTTACAGCTTCTCCAGGAGCAAAAAGAACAATTGGCAGACATTATTACGACGGAAAACGGCAAAACGTTAAAAGACGCCCGCGGCGAAGTGCAGCGGGGAATCGAAGTTGTTGAGCTTGCGACAGCCACACCTACTTTAATGATGGGAGAATCCCTGCCCGCGATAGCCGGGGGCATCGACGGATCGATTTGGCGCTATCCTTTGGGAGTCGTCGCCGGCATTACGCCGTTTAACTTTCCAATGATGGTTCCCCTGTGGATGTTTCCGCTCGCCATCGCCTGCGGAAACACGTTCGTCCTGAAACCTTCGGAACGGACTCCTATTCTTGCCGGGAAGCTTGTTGAGCTGTTCTATGAAGCCGGGTTTCCAAAAGGTGTGTTAAACCTCGTCCATGGAGGAAAGGATGTTGTAAACGGAATATTGGAGAACGATGATATTAAAGCCGTCTCCTTCGTTGGTTCAGAACCGGTCGCAAAATATGTGTATCAAACGGGCACAGCCAACGGGAAACGCGTTCAGGCGCTGGCCGGCGCTAAAAACCATGCGATTGTTATGCCGGATTGCCATCTTGAAAAGACTGTTCAAGGCATCATCGGTGCGGCATTCGGCAGCAGCGGGGAACGCTGTATGGCCTGCTCCGTTGCGGCGGTCGTTGATGACATCGCCGATGACTTCATGGAAATGCTCGTCTCTGAAACACGGAAGCTGAAGACAGGAGACGGCAGATCCGAGGATCACTTTGTCGGCCCGCTGATCCGCGAAGTCCATAAACAACGCGTCCTTGACTATATCGACAGCGGTATAAAAGAAGGGGCCGCACTCGCCGTAGACGGACGCAATCCGGATGTTCGAGAAGGATACTTTGTGGGAGCCACGATTTTCGATCATGTGACACCAGAGATGAAAATCTGGCAGGACGAAATCTTTGCACCGGTCTTGAGCGTCGTCCGTGTACAAGATCTTGACGAGGGGATCGAGCTCGCCAATCAATCCAAGTTTGCCAACGGCGCTGTCATCTACACATCGAGCGGGAAAAGCGCCCAGCAGTTCCGCGACAAAATCGATGCCGGAATGATCGGCGTCAATGTCAACGTCCCGGCTCCGATGGCGTTCTTCTCCTTCGCAGGGAACAAAGCCTCTTTCTATGGAGATCTTGGGACAAACGGAAAGGACGGCGTCCAGTTTTACACGCGTAAAAAGGTCGTCACCGAACGCTGGTTCTAA
- a CDS encoding PTS fructose transporter subunit IIABC produces MKLLAITSCPNGIAHTYMAAENLQKAADRMGVQMKVETQGGIGVENELTEQEIREADAIIIAADRSVNKDRFIGKKLLAVGVQEGIRKPEELIQKAIGGDIPVYRSAVKTEASAQTEKKQNPIYRHLMNGVSFMVPFIVVGGLLIAVALTLGGEKTPKGLVIPDDSFWKTIEQIGAASFSFMIPILAGYIAYSIADKPGLVPGMIGGYIAATGSFYGSGSGAGFLGGIIAGFLAGYAALAIKKLKVPKAIQPIMPIIVIPVVSSLIVGLAFVLLIGAPVAQIFESLTVWLAGMQGSSSILLALILGAMISFDMGGPVNKVAFLFGSAMIGEGNYEIMGPIAVAICIPPIGLGIATFLGKRKFQAQEREMGKAAFTMGLFGITEGAIPFAAQDPLRVIPSIMAGSMTGSVIAMIGNVGDRVAHGGPIVAVLGAVDHVLMFFIAVIAGSLVTSLLVNVLKKEVTAAPAGISEAAAGNDIPQPNIEIEAESKKIEKPEITKLTDIIDTDLIEPHLSGDTRDDIIDEMIQKLSRKGVLHSESEFKQAIINRELEGTTAIGMNIAIPHGKSDAVKKPSVAFGIKRSGVDWRSLDGTDAKLIFMIAVPKESGGNEHLKLLQMLSRKLMDDTYRDKLLSAQTKEEAYKLLDEII; encoded by the coding sequence ATGAAACTGTTAGCGATTACATCATGTCCAAACGGCATTGCCCATACGTATATGGCTGCGGAAAATTTGCAAAAAGCGGCCGATCGAATGGGCGTTCAAATGAAAGTCGAAACACAAGGCGGCATCGGGGTGGAAAATGAGCTGACCGAGCAGGAAATCCGCGAGGCTGACGCGATTATTATAGCCGCAGACCGCTCGGTCAACAAAGACCGTTTTATCGGAAAAAAACTTCTGGCTGTCGGTGTTCAGGAAGGCATCCGAAAACCGGAAGAATTAATACAAAAAGCGATCGGCGGCGATATACCTGTCTATCGTTCGGCTGTGAAAACGGAAGCCTCCGCTCAAACGGAGAAAAAGCAAAATCCGATTTACAGGCATTTAATGAACGGTGTATCGTTTATGGTTCCTTTCATTGTCGTCGGCGGATTATTGATTGCGGTCGCATTGACGCTTGGAGGCGAAAAGACGCCGAAAGGGTTAGTGATCCCTGATGATTCTTTTTGGAAAACGATTGAGCAAATCGGGGCAGCCTCATTCTCATTCATGATCCCGATTTTAGCCGGTTACATCGCCTACAGTATCGCCGATAAACCGGGGCTTGTGCCGGGAATGATCGGCGGATACATCGCAGCGACGGGAAGCTTTTACGGCAGCGGGAGCGGTGCAGGGTTCCTCGGCGGCATTATCGCGGGCTTTCTAGCCGGATATGCGGCGCTGGCCATCAAAAAATTAAAAGTGCCAAAAGCCATACAGCCGATCATGCCGATCATCGTCATACCGGTGGTTTCCTCGCTCATTGTAGGCTTGGCGTTCGTATTGCTGATCGGCGCGCCTGTCGCGCAAATCTTTGAATCATTGACGGTTTGGCTGGCTGGTATGCAGGGCTCAAGCTCGATTCTGCTGGCATTAATTTTAGGGGCGATGATCTCATTTGATATGGGCGGCCCCGTCAATAAAGTGGCATTCTTGTTTGGCTCGGCCATGATCGGTGAAGGCAACTATGAAATTATGGGACCGATCGCCGTCGCCATTTGTATTCCTCCGATCGGGCTTGGAATCGCAACGTTTTTAGGGAAAAGAAAATTTCAGGCGCAAGAAAGAGAAATGGGAAAAGCAGCATTTACAATGGGATTATTCGGCATTACTGAAGGCGCCATCCCGTTTGCTGCACAGGATCCGCTCCGCGTCATACCAAGTATTATGGCGGGTTCAATGACAGGTTCCGTGATCGCCATGATCGGTAATGTAGGGGACAGAGTCGCCCACGGCGGACCGATCGTAGCGGTGCTTGGCGCTGTCGATCATGTGTTGATGTTCTTTATCGCTGTTATTGCCGGATCCCTGGTTACCTCTCTTTTGGTCAATGTGCTCAAAAAAGAGGTCACAGCTGCACCCGCAGGGATAAGTGAAGCTGCTGCAGGGAACGACATTCCCCAACCGAACATCGAAATCGAAGCGGAAAGCAAAAAAATCGAAAAGCCGGAAATTACAAAGCTCACAGACATCATCGATACAGATTTGATCGAACCTCATTTGTCAGGAGATACGAGAGACGACATTATTGATGAAATGATCCAAAAATTGTCCCGGAAAGGCGTACTGCATTCAGAAAGCGAATTTAAACAAGCTATCATCAATCGCGAACTTGAGGGTACAACGGCGATCGGTATGAATATCGCGATCCCGCACGGGAAGTCTGATGCCGTCAAGAAGCCGAGTGTAGCATTCGGCATTAAACGTTCGGGCGTAGACTGGAGGAGTCTTGACGGAACTGACGCCAAACTGATTTTTATGATCGCCGTCCCGAAAGAAAGCGGAGGAAACGAGCATCTGAAGCTTCTGCAAATGCTCTCCAGAAAACTGATGGATGACACCTACCGGGACAAGCTTCTCTCTGCCCAAACAAAAGAAGAAGCATACAAACTTCTGGATGAAATCATCTAA
- a CDS encoding acyl-CoA dehydrogenase family protein: MGKAKLRWNEPLISQHESAAEGFTPEDFTEEDRLISKTTESFVKNEVMPLLESIDQQDHESVKKLFQKAGELGLLSIEVPEDCGGLSLSKKLSGLVAEKMGAGGSFSVSFNIHAGVGTLPYIYYGTEEQKQKYLPKLASGEWIGAYALTEPGAGSDALNAKTTAVLNREGTAWILNGEKQWITNAQVADVYVVFAKTAEGMTAFIVERSFKGVSIGPEEKKMGIKGSSTATLILEEVEVPSDNVLGHIGKGHHVALNILNMARLKLAFSNIGTAKQALNLAVSYAKQRKQFNKPIIGFSMIQEKIADMAVSIFGAESAAYRTADCLDNVLDSALPLDDRLRKLTNYASECAINKVYCSEILGRIADEAVQIHGGYGYMQEYEVERLYRDARISRIFEGTNEINRLTIAKLLMKEVQQNGISEPEAQLGSEGNRNRRFIQLSNRLFGKTLKALIRSRVNTQEDQEYARLLADMKKEIYVMESAARRTEKARQIYGGEKARLKEMMTNVICEEGYRRIEEMAVTALSSIASDEAERKLAFEEARSVSLPLFSNLFTQKREIAEKIAAHEKYTV; this comes from the coding sequence ATGGGGAAAGCAAAACTTCGATGGAATGAACCCTTGATTTCTCAACACGAATCGGCTGCTGAAGGATTTACACCGGAAGATTTCACAGAGGAAGATCGACTGATTTCAAAAACGACAGAATCATTTGTCAAAAACGAAGTCATGCCCCTTCTTGAATCGATTGATCAGCAGGATCACGAAAGCGTGAAAAAATTGTTTCAAAAAGCAGGAGAGCTCGGTTTGCTCAGTATCGAAGTTCCGGAGGATTGCGGCGGCCTTTCACTCAGCAAGAAGCTTTCCGGGTTGGTGGCAGAGAAAATGGGAGCCGGCGGATCGTTCAGCGTCTCCTTTAATATTCATGCGGGAGTCGGGACACTGCCGTATATTTATTATGGAACAGAGGAACAAAAACAAAAATACCTTCCAAAACTGGCATCGGGCGAATGGATCGGAGCATATGCTCTGACAGAGCCGGGCGCAGGATCGGATGCTTTAAACGCAAAAACGACAGCCGTCTTGAATAGGGAAGGGACAGCCTGGATTTTAAATGGGGAAAAGCAGTGGATTACGAACGCGCAAGTAGCTGATGTATATGTTGTCTTTGCAAAAACGGCGGAAGGCATGACAGCATTTATCGTCGAACGCTCGTTTAAAGGTGTTTCCATCGGACCTGAAGAGAAGAAGATGGGAATCAAAGGGTCTTCGACAGCAACCTTAATCTTGGAGGAAGTCGAGGTGCCAAGCGACAATGTTCTAGGTCATATCGGGAAAGGTCATCACGTCGCTTTGAACATTTTAAACATGGCCCGCTTAAAGCTCGCGTTTTCGAACATTGGAACGGCAAAACAAGCATTGAACCTTGCTGTTAGCTACGCCAAACAGCGAAAGCAATTTAACAAGCCGATCATCGGTTTTTCAATGATTCAAGAAAAGATTGCCGACATGGCGGTCTCGATTTTCGGCGCGGAAAGCGCTGCTTACAGAACGGCAGATTGCTTGGACAATGTTTTAGATTCGGCTCTCCCATTAGACGATAGACTGAGAAAACTCACAAACTATGCATCCGAATGTGCGATCAATAAAGTTTACTGCTCCGAAATCCTCGGCCGGATCGCAGACGAAGCGGTGCAGATTCATGGCGGCTACGGATACATGCAGGAGTACGAAGTCGAACGATTGTACCGGGACGCGAGGATCAGCCGGATTTTCGAGGGGACAAATGAAATAAACCGCTTAACGATCGCCAAACTGCTCATGAAAGAAGTGCAGCAAAACGGCATCTCAGAGCCGGAAGCTCAACTAGGCAGCGAGGGAAATCGAAACCGGCGATTTATTCAGCTGTCCAACAGGCTTTTCGGCAAGACACTGAAAGCGCTTATCCGCTCTCGCGTGAACACTCAAGAAGATCAGGAATACGCACGGCTTCTCGCCGACATGAAAAAAGAAATCTATGTGATGGAATCCGCCGCCCGCCGAACCGAAAAAGCTAGGCAAATATACGGTGGTGAAAAAGCACGGTTGAAAGAAATGATGACGAATGTCATTTGTGAAGAAGGCTACCGCAGAATCGAAGAGATGGCGGTGACCGCCTTATCAAGCATAGCATCTGATGAAGCCGAAAGAAAACTCGCATTTGAAGAGGCTCGCAGCGTTTCTTTGCCTCTTTTCAGCAATCTGTTTACTCAAAAACGCGAAATCGCAGAAAAAATAGCCGCTCATGAAAAATATACGGTGTGA